The following proteins are co-located in the Procambarus clarkii isolate CNS0578487 chromosome 16, FALCON_Pclarkii_2.0, whole genome shotgun sequence genome:
- the LOC138365370 gene encoding serine/arginine repetitive matrix protein 1-like — MSSLTGVPPPLALCALDREFLNQPCFLPRLVTVKTEPKVLQHQAQGSPTPNTRFSNTKPKVLQHQGQGSPTPSPRFSNTKHKVLQHQAQGSPTPRPRFSNTKPKVLQHQTQGSPTPSPRFSNTKAKVLQHQAEGSPTPNTRLSNTEAKALQHQAQGSPTPRPRFSNTKHKALQHKGQGSPTPSPRLSNTKAKVLQHQTQGSPTPSPRFSNTKHKVLQHQAQGSPTPRPRFSNTKSKVLQHQTQGSPIPSPRFSNTKHKALQHQAQGSPTPSPRLSNTKPKALQHQGQGSPTPNTRLSNTKAKALQHQAQGSPTPRPRFSNTKHKALQHKGQGSPTPSPRLSNTKHKALQHKGQGSPTPRPAPKHVNDADCSLECRSLNEPRL, encoded by the exons ATGTCTTCCTTGACTGGAGTGCCTCCACCTCTTGCCCTCTGTGCTCTTGACCGCGAG TTTCTAAATCAACCCTGTTTCCTGCCCCGTCTCGTAACCGTAAAAACCGAGCCCAAGGTTCTCCAACACCAAGCCCAAGGTTCTCCAACACCAAACACAAGGTTCTCCAACACCAAGCCCAAGGTTCTCCAACACCAAGGCCAAGGTTCTCCAACACCAAGCCCAAGGTTCTCCAACACCAAACACAAGGTTCTCCAACACCAAGCCCAAGGTTCTCCAACACCAAGGCCAAGGTTCTCCAACACCAAGCCCAAGGTTCTCCAACACCAAACACAAGGTTCTCCAACACCAAGCCCAAGGTTTTCTAACACCAAGGCCAAGGTTCTCCAACACCAAGCCGAAGGTTCTCCAACACCAAACACAAGGCTCTCCAACACAGAGGCCAAGGCTCTCCAACACCAAGCCCAAGGCTCTCCAACACCAAGGCCAAGGTTCTCCAACACCAAACACAAGGCTCTCCAACACAAAGGCCAAGGCTCTCCAACACCAAGCCCAAGGCTCTCCAACACCAAGGCCAAGGTTCTCCAACACCAAACACAAGGTTCTCCAACACCAAGCCCAAGGTTCTCCAACACCAAACACAAGGTTCTCCAACACCAAGCCCAAGGTTCTCCAACACCAAGGCCAAGGTTCTCCAACACCAAGTCCAAGGTTCTCCAACACCAAACACAAGGTTCTCCAATACCAAGCCCAAGGTTCTCCAACACCAAACACAAGGCTCTCCAACACCAAGCCCAAGGCTCTCCAACACCAAGCCCAAGGCTCTCCAACACCAAGCCCAAGGCTCTCCAACACCAAGGCCAAGGTTCTCCAACACCAAACACAAGGCTCTCCAACACAAAGGCCAAGGCTCTCCAACACCAAGCCCAAGGCTCTCCAACACCAAGGCCAAGGTTCTCCAACACCAAACACAAGGCTCTCCAACACAAAGGCCAAGGCTCTCCAACACCAAGCCCAAGGCTCTCCAACACCAAACACAAGGCTCTCCAACACAAAGGCCAAGGTTCTCCAACACCAAGGCCAGCACCCA AACATGTTAACGATGCCGACTGCAGCTTGGAGTGCCGCAGCTTGAACGAGCCTAGACTGTGA
- the LOC138365371 gene encoding mucin-1-like, which produces MASRTLATRPLVSQRAPSHDGAPLSVISLPGHAQHQDPHHPWQRKPPPRPHCGESPGGERTEGTSETPAPAPAGIWTSATTNCKNSGASGTAPSTPEDPQSLNSPTTTQAEDERRERLGTGRTSSEPEADPETQEPPARRTDAQCRTVAASTTGGTGPHTAGGSAATPAPSTAGTRGEDAGPGSAAEDV; this is translated from the coding sequence ATGGCATCTCGGACGCTGGCAACACGTCCCCTGGTCTCCCAACGCGCACCCTCACATGACGGCGCGCCTCTTTCTGTAATAtcactaccaggccacgcccagcaccaggatccacaccatccctggcagcggaagccaccaccccgcccccactgcggagagtctcctggcggagaaagaaccgaaggcacatCCGAAACACCggctccagcaccagcaggcataTGGACCTCCGCCACTACTAACTGCAAAAACAGCGGCGCATCCGGAACCGCAccgtcaacacctgaagacccacagtcactgaattcTCCAACAACGacccaggcagaagacgaacgccgggaacgtttgggcaccggccggacatcgtcagagccggaagcggacccagaaacacagGAACCACCAGCCAGACGAACCGACGCCCAATGCAGAACagtagcagcctctaccacagggggaactggaccacacacagcaggaggctccgcagccaccccagcacccagcacagccgggacccgaGGTGAGGATGCAGGGCCAGGCTCAGCAGCTGAAGACGTGTGA